A single genomic interval of Lodderomyces elongisporus chromosome 8, complete sequence harbors:
- the FET3_3 gene encoding ferroxidase fet3 (CAZy:AA1) yields MRLFSLLSVLFFATFISAETHTWWFNTTWVDANPDGVYPRKMIGFNNTWPLPTLRVKKGDRVQLYLINSFETANTTLHFHGMFQPGSSQMDGPPFVSQCPIPTGETFLYNFTVGDQVGSYWYHSHTSGQYGDGMRGIFIIEDDDFPYDYDEEVVLSLSEHYHDTSDELMPSFLSRFNPTGAEPIIDNILFNETRNATWKVEPNKTYLLRIVNTGRFVSQYIWMEDHDMTVVEVDGVYVEKNTTSMLYITIAQRYTVLVTTKNSTDKNFAFMNKVDDTMLDTIPDDLQLNGTNYIVYNETLFDESKPEQYYVDSIDDFLDDFYLKPLSKEKLLDDADYQITLEVQMDNLGNGVNYAFFNNITYTTPKVPTLHTVLSAGEAATNELIYGTNTNTFVLEEDEVVDIVLNNLDTGTHPFHLHGHVFQVIERGPARDDDQSPLSFNASDHAEWPEYPMMRDTVYVRPQSYFVIRFKADNPGVWFFHCHIEWHLDQGLAIVLVENPAAISSNSSQQLTQNHIDICEKVGVPYKGNAAANADNYLDLTGQNVQQKRLPTGFTAKGIVALVFSCVAGVLGLAAIAFYGMQDIKDVEERVAKDLMVDLDDVNDDSVEEIVETGSSNGVTGKLSH; encoded by the coding sequence ATGAGATTGTTTTCGCTCTTGTCAGTGTTGTTTTTCGCAACCTTTATTTCTGCAGAGACTCATACATGGTGGTTCAACACAACATGGGTAGATGCTAACCCTGATGGTGTTTATCCACGTAAGATGATTGGTTTCAACAATACTTGGCCATTGCCTACACTTCGAGTTAAGAAAGGTGACAGAGTCCAATTATACTTGATCAACTCTTTTGAAACAGCCAACACTACTTTGCATTTCCACGGTATGTTCCAACCAGGTTCAAGTCAAATGGATGGACCTCCATTTGTCAGTCAGTGTCCAATCCCTACTGGTGAGACATTCTTGTACAATTTCACTGTTGGTGACCAAGTCGGTTCTTATTGGTACCACTCACACACCTCAGGACAATACGGCGATGGTATGAGAGGTATCTTCATcattgaagatgacgatTTTCCATACGACTACGATGAAGAGGTTGTCTTGTCATTGAGTGAACATTACCACGACACTTCAGATGAATTGATGCCTTCGTTCTTGTCTAGATTTAACCCAACAGGTGCTGAACCAATCATCGACAACATCTTGTTCAACGAAACCAGAAATGCTACTTGGAAAGTTGAACCAAACAAGACGTATTTGTTGAGAATCGTCAACACTGGTAGATTTGTTTCGCAATATATATGGATGGAGGACCACGACATGACTGTGGTTGAAGTTGATGGTGTATATGTCGAGAaaaacaccaccagcatGCTTTACATCACAATTGCACAGAGATACACTGTTTTGGTCACCACCAAGAACTCAACTGACAAGAACTTTGCATTTATGAACAAAGTTGACGACACCATGTTGGATACCATCCCCGACGATTTGCAATTGAACGGTACCAATTACATTGTTTATAACGAGACTCTTTTCGACGAGTCCAAGCCAGAGCAGTACTATGTCGACTCCATCGATGACTTTTTGGATGATTTCTACTTGAAGCCactttcaaaagaaaagttgcTCGATGATGCTGACTACCAAATCACACTTGAGGTGCAAATGGACAACCTTGGCAACGGTGTTAATTACgccttcttcaacaacatcacTTACACTACACCAAAGGTCCCAACCTTGCACACTGTCTTGTCAGCTGGTGAAGCTGCCACCAACGAGTTAATTTACGgtacaaacacaaacacatttGTGTTGGAAGAAGACGAAGTCGTCGATATCGTATTGAACAACTTGGATACCGGTACCCATCCTTTCCATTTGCACGGACACGTTTTCCAAGTGATTGAAAGAGGTCCTGCTAGAGATGACGACCAGTCACCATTGAGCTTCAATGCCAGCGATCATGCTGAATGGCCAGAGTACCCAATGATGAGAGATACTGTTTATGTTCGTCCACAATCGTACTTTGTCATTAGATTCAAAGCTGACAACCCTGGTGTTTGGTTCTTCCACTGTCACATTGAATGGCATTTGGACCAAGGTTTGGCCATTGTATTGGTTGAAAACCCTGCAGCAATTTCAAGCAACTCATCCCAACAATTGACCCAAAATCACATTGACATTTGTGAGAAAGTTGGCGTTCCATACAAAGGTAATGCTGCTGCTAATGCTGACAATTACTTGGACTTGACTGGCCAAAACGTTCAACAAAAGAGATTACCAACTGGATTCACTGCTAAAGGTATTGTTGCCTTGGTGTTTTCTTGTGTTGCCGGTGTTCTTGGATTGGCTGCTATTGCATTCTACGGTATGCAAGACATCAAGGATGTCGAGGAAAGAGTTGCCAAGGATTTGATGGTCGACCTTGATGACGTAAATGATGATagtgttgaagaaattgtCGAAACTGGATCATCCAACGGCGTCACTGGCAAACTTAGCCATTAA
- the dpm2 gene encoding Dolichol phosphate-mannose biosynthesis regulatory protein, producing MALDKLLGLGMLAVAAFVFSYYTTWVFVLPFVDDASPINKFFLPRDYAIKLPFLLLLIAGLGVGTFIGKVLIKNSQKQKSKKKAQ from the exons ATG GCTCTCGATAAATTACTAGGACTTGGAATGCTCGCGGTAGCTGCCTTTGTATTTTCATACTATACAACATGGGTATTTGTCCTCCCCTTTGTTGATGACGCGTCACCAATCAACAAATTCTTCTTACCAAGAGATTATGCAATTAAGTTGCCATTCTTGCTTTTGCTAATTGCTGGACTTGGTGTGGGTACATTCATTGGCAAAGTCTTGATCAAGAATCtgcagaaacaaaagagtaaGAAAAAGGCACAATAA
- the SRO7 gene encoding Lethal(2) giant larvae sro7 (BUSCO:EOG09260931), with translation MPLFSKSRKAPLSLNTLSNALKTHGSKTLSPEEVNAKSIDVSVINQIGIPPDSIEAVAYDPIQSLLAVSTKNNDVRVYGQINVEVVFEFNLKHPITFLKFVKGVYLLCGSPGSGLTILSLHSKQILGKASFPGTVTATESDPALDWLILGLANGSLLFFDIDRNNLTPFRIDNLQKRVLPKEKMSPVVSIEWHPRDIGTLLVAYNQCAVVYSLVSAEVKSVLVYELTKQNRAFEYSTHIANGGKKKIFGSQKMVRPSVVEAHFHPNGLHAVTIHGDNSIVFWDLEGGVILEARTLFETSIHKEGPPLEIPEVFNPIVTAKWVCGEDPENTKLLISGGDPSSTNSIHVLDFGYTLKYSLTSHETQGKFYATPQNGQRKVPIDFYLKPENTLEFIRIIQPITENGSPYFHCGHNPSYLLLVSNLGRIYFVHFADNAGGQGSSDLGTTVLPTSMSLINPPLSFIDVRQVVRLDWYSIMSSRASSGGGYKVAPLLHGGAPASLANFPKPIGQNDSTRNIMITGHENGLVRFIDVTKGEQSGTESIVQVGLRESLYDYDNPKNLRVLHVSCSFQNRQLLVGLATGEVVICKFGKFKNTGNGSSAAHRDYSSCPMQHTNGSASILDISSRISGTITQSASFAPVFLLRLDPSEQISVLKMSDAGFAAVAYKSGRLVVCDISRGPAVIFNLANVREHLVSITGNCYITTLEFAILEYGEDGYSSLMLLVGTNCGGNLLYFKITPMGNGGFEVTFADKSAHLNHRSSDGGDVEASKLSQLIPIESQFGLSAVANQERFNQLASGMPIPGLVVTISDRDIRVIKTPKTKLAHKVYDDSCLKAAVVSYKDKGVMLAVLVKTGFLKLVSLPALSEIASIKLPKETFSKLQESIQSGLANDSNLLASGEMYLRLSQTEFVCASAYEKSRFKGNADTDRLFNPDLIIPPRPAGSTLSWAKGQIRYCSVDDLAMLIAGPNRKAPKTEESKLAHNISPEANPQNSYGGYNPKPVGRSQSPSKQQQQQQQQSGSAYEQPRRRGTGANQGYGLGQQGFMKSIQNGLQSAEETFNDYANSASQTFTEGFEDQKKSFYSSALQSKFGF, from the coding sequence ATGCCattattttccaaatcaagAAAAGCACCACTATCATTAAATACACTCTCGAATGCATTAAAGACTCATGGCTCCAAGACACTATCGCCGGAGGAAGTGAATGCAAAATCCATTGATGTGTCAGTAATTAATCAAATTGGTATTCCACCCGATTCCATCGAGGCTGTGGCGTACGACCCTATCCAATCCTTATTGGCAGtctcaacaaaaaataatgatGTACGTGTCTATGGCCAAATTAATGTGGAAGTAGTGTTTGAGTTCAACTTGAAGCACCCGATAACTTTCCTCAAGTTTGTTAAAGGTGTCTACTTACTTTGCGGATCGCCCGGATCAGGCCTCACAATACTATCGCTCCACTCCAAACAAATTTTGGGCAAGGCACTGTTTCCGGGAACCGTTACTGCAACCGAAAGTGATCCAGCTTTGGACTGGCTAATACTAGGGTTGGCAAATGGTAGTCTACTATTCTTTGACATTGATCGTAATAATTTAACACCATTCCGTATTGATAATTTACAGAAACGGGTGTTGCCCAAGGAGAAAATGTCACCAGTCGTTTCGATAGAATGGCATCCTCGAGACATAGGGACCTTATTAGTTGCATACAATCAATGCGCGGTTGTTTACTCGCTTGTCTCGGCAGAAGTGAAGAGTGTTTTAGTTTACGAattaacaaaacaaaatagagCATTTGAATACAGCACACATATTGCCAATGgtgggaaaaagaagatattTGGTAGCCAAAAGATGGTTAGACCATCTGTTGTTGAAGCTCATTTCCATCCAAATGGACTTCATGCAGTGACTATTCATGGTGATAATTCGATTGTGTTTTGGGATCTAGAAGGTGGTGTTATATTGGAGGCTAGAACGCTTTTTGAAACGCTGATACATAAAGAAGGTCCTCCATTGGAGATCCCCGAAGTTTTCAATCCTATTGTCACTGCCAAATGGGTTTGTGGAGAAGACCCAGAAAACACGAAATTACttattagtggtggtgatcCCTCATCAACAAACCTGATCCACGTGTTGGATTTTGGCTATACCTTGAAATACTCGCTAACATCGCACGAAACTCAAGGTAAGTTTTACGCTACGCCACAAAACGGCCAGCGCAAGGTTCCAATTGACTTTTACCTCAAACCAGAAAATACTTTGGAGTTTATCAGGATTATACAACCAATAACCGAAAATGGATCACCTTATTTCCATTGCGGGCACAACCCTTCTTATTTATTATTGGTGTCAAATTTGGGCAGAATAtattttgttcattttGCTGATAATGCAGGTGGTCAAGGTAGCTCTGACTTGGGCACTACGGTGTTGCCCACATCGATGTCACTTATAAATCCTCCGTTGAGTTTCATTGATGTTAGACAAGTTGTTAGACTTGATTGGTATAGCATTATGTCGAGTCGAGCATCATCAGGAGGTGGGTATAAGGTGGCGCCTTTATTGCATGGTGGAGCTCCTGCATCTTTGGCAAATTTCCCTAAACCTATTGGGCAAAATGATTCTACTAGGAATATCATGATTACTGGTCACGAAAACGGGTTGGTGAGGTTCATAGACGTGACAAAGGGAGAGCAGCTGGGCACTGAAAGCATTGTGCAAGTTGGTTTGAGAGAATCTCTTTATGATTATGATAACCCAAAGAATCTCCGAGTTTTACATGTCTCTTGCTCTTTCCAAAACCGGCAGTTATTGGTTGGATTGGCTACTGGAGAAGTGGTAATTTGCAAGTTTggcaaattcaaaaatacTGGTAATGGGTCTAGTGCTGCACACAGGGATTATAGTTCCTGTCCCATGCAACATACCAATGGTTCTGCACTGATTTTGGATATCAGCAGCAGGATTTCAGGCACAATTACTCAATCTGCTTCGTTTGCACCAGTATTTTTACTCCGTTTAGACCCATCAGAGCAAATCTCTGTCCTCAAAATGAGCGATGCTGGATTTGCTGCCGTAGCTTACAAGTCAGGCCGTTTAGTTGTTTGTGATATCTCTAGAGGGCCAGCAgtgattttcaatttggcAAATGTCAGAGAGCACTTGGTATCAATAACTGGTAACTGCTACATCACAACATTGGAATTTGCCATCTTAGAATATGGAGAAGACGGTTACTCTTCAttaatgttgttggtggGAACCAATTGTGGTGGCAATCTCCtttatttcaaaatcaCACCAATGGGCAACGGTGGGTTTGAAGTTACGTTTGCAGACAAGTCGGCGCACCTCAACCACAGAAGCTCCGATGGGGGCGATGTTGAGGCGTCGAAATTGCTGCAATTGATACCAATTGAATCACAGTTTGGCTTATCCGCGGTTGCTAATCAAGAGAGGTTTAATCAACTTGCAAGTGGAATGCCAATTCCAGGTTTAGTAGTGACGATTTCTGATAGAGACATCCGTGTAATTAAGACACCAAAGACGAAACTTGCGCACAAAGTTTATGATGATTCGTGTTTAAAAGCAGCAGTTGTTAGTTACAAGGACAAAGGTGTCATGTTAGCAGTTTTGGTGAAAACAGGATTCCTTAAACTTGTCTCTCTTCCAGCATTGCTGGAAATTGCATCTATAAAACTTCCTAAGGAGACGTTCCTGAAATTACAAGAGTCAATACAATCAGGATTGGCCAATGACTCTAACTTGTTGGCCTCGGGGGAAATGTATCTAAGATTGTCTCAAACCGAATTTGTTTGTGCTTCTGCATATGAAAAGCTGCGATTCAAGGGAAATGCAGATACAGATAGGTTGTTCAATCCGGACTTGATTATACCACCACGTCCTGCTGGAAGTACATTATCGTGGGCTAAAGGTCAAATACGCTATTGTAGTGTGGACGACTTGGCCATGCTTATAGCTGGTCCTAATCGAAAAGCACCCAAGACGGAAGAGTCTAAATTGGCACATAATATAAGTCCCGAAGCCAACCCACAGAATAGTTATGGTGGGTATAATCCAAAACCTGTTGGAAGGCTGCAACTGCCATCtaaacagcagcagcagcagcagcagcagctggGAAGTGCATATGAACAACCAAGAAGGAGAGGTACTGGGGCAAATCAAGGTTATGGACTTGGTCAGCAAGGATTTATGAAGAGCATACAAAATGGGTTACAAAGTGCAGAAGAAACGTTTAACGATTACGCCAATAGCGCCAGTCAAACATTCACCGAGGGCTTTGAAGATCAAAAGAAATCATTTTATAGTTCCGCTTTGCAAAGTAAATTTGGTTTTTAA
- the DIA4 gene encoding Serine--tRNA ligase, mitochondrial translates to MIRLHKTICFQRRWASNAAKNSSTLMRAQLDISDIISRSEEYKKSVERRQLPDTLKADIDYIVKARPLQGELFSKINALKRERNELANKIKSKSVKVDDVKLRLTTIKSEMQPLEKQLKDMQETVYTKAEGLPNLLDDGVPENPLAEDIVAYINTNSTEAASFNASSEDMSRDHKSICESMGLVDFATASRISGSSWYYLLKDGALLEQALVQYALSRARQHGYTMVIPPSIVKSEIVHACGFKPNDQNNEKQVYQIEEEPLSLTGTAEIPLGALHSSTIFPPHTKLPIKYAGVSRSYRAEAGSSGRDTKGLYRVHEFTKVELFHFTTMDQAKSELEEIKDFQVELVQSLGLKAKLLNMPTSDLGSPALKKYDIEAWMPGRGAWGEITSSSNCGDYQSRRLGIRLNTGESTKHVATLNGTCMAVPRVIVALIEQNYDPERKVINIPEVLRPYMDDKKVISKD, encoded by the coding sequence ATGATTCGCTTGCACAAAACAATTTGCTTCCAGAGGCGATGGGCAAGTAATGCAGCAAAGAATTCTTCTACGCTAATGCGGGCGCAGTTGGATATCTCAGACATCATCCTGCGGTCAGAGGAGTACAAGAAATCAGTTGAAAGACGACAATTACCTGATACTTTGAAAGCGGATATAGATTACATTGTGAAAGCACGACCGCTTCAAGGCGAACTTTTTAGCAAAATCAATGCGTTGAAGCGTGAAAGAAACGAATTGGCaaataaaatcaaatcaaaatcgGTTAAGGTGGATGATGTTAAATTGAGGTTAACAACGATTAAACTGGAGATGCAACCTCTTGAAAAGCAGTTGAAAGATATGCAGGAAACAGTTTATACCAAAGCAGAAGGGTTGCCTAACTTGTTGGATGACGGTGTTCCAGAAAATCCACTTGCAGAAGATATCGTTGCCTATATAAACACCAACAGCACGGAAGCCGCGTCTTTCAATGCATCCAGTGAAGACATGTCAAGAGATCATAAATCCATTTGCGAAAGTATGGGACTCGTCGATTTTGCCACTGCATCACGTATTTCCGGCTCATCTTGGTATTATCTTTTAAAAGATGGTGCATTGCTTGAACAGGCATTGGTGCAATATGCGCTTTCAAGAGCACGCCAACATGGGTACACCATGGTCATTCCACCATCGATTGTCAAATCAGAAATAGTTCATGCTTGTGGGTTCAAACCTAATGACCAAAACAACGAGAAGCAAGTTTACCAAATTGAAGAGGAACCACTTTCATTAACGGGAACTGCAGAGATCCCTCTTGGTGCATTGCactcatcaacaatatttCCACCTCATACCAAGCTTCCAATAAAATATGCAGGCGTTTCTAGATCTTATAGAGCCGAGGCTGGGTCTAGTGGAAGGGATACAAAGGGGTTATACAGAGTACACGAGTTTACAAAAGTTGAATTATTCCATTTCACAACTATGGATCAAGCCAAATCAGAACTcgaagaaataaaagactTTCAAGTTGAGTTGGTGCAAAGTTTAGGATTGAAAGCCAAATTGCTCAATATGCCTACATCAGATTTAGGTTCACCAGCGTTGAAGAAATATGATATCGAGGCATGGATGCCTGGTAGGGGTGCATGGGGTGAGATCACGAGTAGTTCCAACTGTGGAGATTATCAGTCTAGAAGGTTGGGCATTAGACTCAACACTGGGGAGAGCACAAAACATGTAGCAACATTGAATGGTACTTGTATGGCAGTGCCCAGGGTCATTGTTGCTCTTATCGAACAAAACTATGATCCTGAAAGGAAGGTTATAAACATTCCAGAAGTTTTGAGGCCATATATGGATGATAAGAAGGTAATTAGTAAAGATTGA
- the AGP1 gene encoding General amino acid permease encodes MSASREKSPPVESKSEEFRSFNESESPYVSSTETLPENRSRATRFVDSFRRKQVDESEKGMVGKQLAKDISLRHLILMALVTGIGTGLLVGSGQVLHNSGPLFLIIGFAIVGSFLYPTLQAAGEMAVNYSDLSGGYNNYPRRFVDESLAFAITWNYCIQWLSVISIELVTAAMTISYWNTTVNADVWVTIFYVVIVVINFIGSSGYGEAEFFIGSCKVLMIVGFIIMGIVVNVGGGPEGVYIGGRYWHDPGYYTNFKGLCSVFVTGSFALGQTEFVALSASEQSNPGKAIPIATKLVAYRIVVIMLGSLTIVGLLVPYTSDRLMGSGGGGSHASPFVLAAALHGVRAVPSIINAVILMSVTSVASSALYSSSRTLQSLAEQGFAPKWFNYIDRRGRPFRALAVCAFFGLFSFIAAYSKQETVFDWLLAISGLSQIFTWSGICISHVRFRAALKYHNVSTDTLGYKASTGVIGSYYAIVWYVLVLIAQFWIALYPKGEGKPDVEAFFQNYLGAIVLILFYVCHKLWSRNWSLYIPLKDIDVNLDRTYFDPEVLALEKEEEKEKFKNSPWYKKIIKVLFM; translated from the coding sequence atGTCGGCTTCGAGAGAAAAATCGCCTCCAGTGGAGTCGAAATCAGAGGAGTTTAGAAGCTTTAATGAATCAGAGTCTCCATACGTTTCCTCAACGGAAACCCTTCCCGAAAATAGATCTAGAGCCACCAGATTTGTCGATTCGTTTAGGCGAAAACAAGTTGATGAATCTGAAAAGGGTATGGTTGGTAAACAATTGGCCAAAGATATCAGTTTGCGtcatttgattttgatggcACTTGTTACTGGTATTGGTACTGGTCTTTTAGTCGGAAGTGGTCAAGTGTTGCACAACTCTGgtcctttgtttttgattattGGTTTTGCAATTGTGGGATCATTTTTGTACCCAACTTTACAAGCTGCTGGTGAGATGGCTGTTAACTATTCAGACTTGTCTGGAGGTTATAACAATTACCCAAGAAGATTTGTTGACGAGTCTTTGGCTTTTGCAATTACCTGGAATTACTGTATACAATGGCTTTCTGTCATTTCTATTGAATTGGTTACTGCGGCAATGACCATTTCATACTGGAACACTACAGTCAATGCCGACGTTTGGGTTACAATCTTTTATGTCGTTATTGTTGTCATCAACTTTATCGGTTCTTCGGGGTACGGTGAAGCCGAGTTCTTTATTGGAAGTTGCAAAGTCCTTATGATTGTTGGATTCATTATTATGGGTATTGTTGTCAATGTTGGCGGTGGACCAGAAGGTGTTTACATTGGTGGAAGGTATTGGCACGACCCTGGCTACTACACCAACTTTAAAGGTTTGTGTTCGGTTTTCGTTACCGGTTCTTTCGCTTTGGGTCAAACTGAGTTTGTTGCATTGAGTGCAAGTGAACAATCCAACCCCGGTAAAGCCATTCCTATTGCAACAAAATTGGTTGCATACAGAATTGTGGTTATCATGCTTGGAAGTTTAACAATTGTTGGTTTGCTTGTTCCATACACTTCTGACAGATTGATGGgttctggtggtggtggctCACATGCAAGTccttttgttcttgctgCTGCCTTGCATGGTGTTCGCGCTGTTCCTTCAATCATCAACGCTGTGATTTTGATGTCTGTTACCTCAGTGGCATCTTCTGCATTATATTCATCTTCAAGAACTTTGCAATCATTAGCTGAACAGGGATTTGCACCAAAATGGTTCAACTATATCGACAGAAGGGGTAGACCTTTCCGTGCATTGGCTGTGTGTGCCTTCTTTGGTCTTTTCTCATTTATTGCTGCTTACAGCAAACAAGAAACCGTCTTTGATTGGCTTTTGGCTATTTCTGGATTGTCTCAAATCTTTACTTGGAGTGGTATCTGTATTTCACATGTTAGATTCCGTGCTGCTTTGAAATACCATAATGTTTCAACTGACACTTTGGGATACAAGGCATCTACCGGAGTCATTGGATCATACTACGCAATCGTTTGGTATGTTCTCGTTTTAATTGCTCAATTCTGGATTGCATTGTACCCTAAGGGGGAAGGTAAGCCTGATGTCGAGGCATTCTTCCAAAACTATCTTGGTGCAATTGTATTGATCTTGTTCTATGTTTGCCACAAGTTGTGGAGCCGAAATTGGTCATTGTACATTCCATTGAAGGATATCGATGTCAATTTGGACAGAACATACTTTGATCCTGAAGTGTTGGCACTTgagaaggaggaagaaaaggaaaagtttAAGAATTCTCCTTGGTATAAAAAGATTATCAAGGTCTTGTTTATGTAA
- the OCT1 gene encoding Mitochondrial intermediate peptidase (MEROPS:MER0001156; BUSCO:EOG09260JJW) produces the protein MRSGSRLSNYLVRLSGRVSFTQKRSLTNVKLPSNVNYERLKAAFDSDEHTLNGKNNNNEGKLFSKTALFQGQKDGSASTGLFKNSYLTSPQGLVQFSKKSKLQAQTLVDEMTRDVSTHQGKLDYIKKLDQLSDILCRTIDVAEFIRVVHDDQKWVDAAQQTHEIIFEYMNQLNTNVELYANLVKILEDKDLISQLSDEEIKVGEYLRQDFERSGIHMDPQSRDQFVSLTQEISIMGSHFNNESSSLKSDWISITSNEFSAIEDRFIQSEVMRASALYPGKKESGTYYIPLASAIPYRIMIQCGSGNLRKKMWIGLHEASDEQVQVLNHFVAYRALLAKMLGYDSYAHYQLEHKMAKKPENVLSFLTNLQENLKNSQVLKELRALSASQQGYSSLSDEELIRQIKPWDRDFLLKSFEAKKLSSTENGEKASTDTSTSTTTSTTTTDSTTTTATFSNSTDSVAIKRLCEYFSIGTVIAGLSKLFSALYNISFVVEPTVKGEVWNEKRVRKLNVLNNSNGETMGYLYLDFCSPKVFPSHFTVVCSRQLNKAESVSEHGDMVQLSKDYQLPVVALVCNFTSGNPTLLSLDQVDTIFHEMGHAMHSMIGRTQLHNLSGTRCATDFVEIPSVLMESFSKDPRVLSEIGCHYRTGEPVPINLLEQAQSQRSALEACETFVQSKMAMLDQELHSKEIVESLRQGLEAINSTEIYHQVERDSEIFADEWSTWHGKFPHLFSYGAVYYSYLLDRAIANVLWQKLFAKDPWSRDAGIKYKEEILKWGGTKDPWACLADALQMEELRKGDAHAMQIIGENSKL, from the coding sequence ATGAGATCTGGTTCAAGGTTGTCGAATTATCTCGTGCGATTAAGTGGGAGAGTGTCATTCACGCAGAAACGATCACTAACAAATGTCAAATTACCCAGCAATGTAAATTATGAGAGACTAAAAGCTGCATTTGATAGCGATGAGCATACTTTAAATggtaaaaataataataacgaGGGTAAGTTGTTTTCTAAAACGGCATTATTTCAAGGACAAAAAGATGGTTCTGCTAGTACAGGGTTATTTAAAAATAGCTATTTGACAAGCCCCCAAGGTCTTGttcaattttccaaaaaatcTAAATTGCAGGCACAGACtcttgttgatgaaatGACGAGGGATGTCCTGACACATCAAGGGAAATTGGATTACATCAAGAAATTAGATCAATTGTCGGATATCTTGTGTCGAACTATTGATGTTGCCGAATTCATTAGAGTAGTTCACGATGATCAGAAATGGGTAGATGCAGCTCAACAAACGCATGAAATAATTTTTGAGTATATGAATCAACTAAACACAAATGTCGAGTTATATGCCAACTTGGTCAAGATACTCGAGGATAAAGATTTGATATCACAATTGAGTGATGAAGAAATCAAGGTTGGTGAATATTTGAGACAAGATTTTGAGAGATCAGGGATACATATGGATCCACAATCTCGAGATCAATTTGTATCACTAACCCAAGAAATTTCAATAATGGGTTCCCATTTTAACAATGAGTCTAGTAGTTTGAAATCAGATTGGATCTCGATTACTTCAAATGAATTTAGTGCAATTGAGGACAGGTTTATCCAGAGTGAGGTTATGCGAGCATCGGCATTATATCCTGGTAAAAAAGAATCTGGTACATACTACATCCCATTAGCTTCAGCAATTCCGTATCGAATAATGATTCAATGTGGATCAGGcaatttgagaaagaaaatgtgGATTGGTTTACACGAAGCTAGTGATGAGCAAGTTCAAGTGCTTAATCATTTTGTTGCTTACCGTGCTTTATTGGCCAAGATGTTAGGTTACGACTCGTATGCACATTACCAGTTGGAGCACAAGATGGCTAAAAAGCCAGAGAATGTGTTATCTTTTCTCACCAATTTGCaagagaatttgaaaaactctCAAGTTTTAAAAGAATTACGCGCATTGAGCGCACTGCAGCAAGGATATAGTCTGTTAAGCGATGAAGAATTGATTAGACAGATTAAGCCTTGGGATAGAGACTTTTTGTTAAAGTCTTTTGAAGCAAAGAAATTGTCAAGTACAGAAAATGGTGAGAAAGCGTCTACTGACACCAGTACTAGTACCACTACTagtaccactactactgatagtaccaccactactgcTACTTTCTCTAACTCGACTGATTCTGTTGCCATTAAACGCCTTTGTGAGTACTTCTCCATAGGCACAGTGATTGCCGGTTTGAGCAAATTATTTTCTGCTTTGTATAACATCTCCTTTGTTGTGGAACCTACTGTGAAAGGTGAAGTTtggaatgaaaaaagagtaCGCAAACTCAATGTTCTTAACAACTCGAATGGTGAGACTATGGGGTATTTGTACCTTGACTTTTGTTCACCCAAAGTATTTCCATCGCATTTCACTGTTGTATGCCTGAGACAATTAAACAAAGCAGAGTCTGTTTCAGAGCATGGAGATATGGTGCAATTGAGCAAAGACTACCAGCTCCCCGTTGTTGCATTGGTTTGTAATTTCACCAGTGGCAACCCAACGTTATTGTCCTTGGATCAAGTGGATACTATTTTCCATGAGATGGGACATGCAATGCATTCCATGATTGGAAGAACACAATTACACAACTTGTCTGGTACAAGATGTGCGACAGATTTTGTCGAGATTCCTTCAGTATTAATGGAGTCATTTAGTAAAGATCCTCGAGTGCTTTCTGAGATTGGTTGTCATTATAGAACTGGCGAGCCTGTACCAATTAATTTGTTGGAGCAAGCTCAGAGCCAGAGATCTGCACTTGAAGCTTGCGAGACATTTGTCCAGAGCAAAATGGCGATGCTCGATCAAGAATTGCATAGCAAAGAGATTGTCGAGCTGTTGAGACAGGGTCTTGAAGCAATAAATTCAACAGAGATCTATCATCAGGTTGAGCGGGACCTGGAGATCTTTGCAGATGAATGGTCGACATGGCATGGAAAGTTTCCTCACTTGTTTTCGTATGGAGCTGTATACTACTCATATTTACTCGATAGGGCGATAGCCAATGTTTTGTGGCAGAAATTGTTTGCCAAGGATCCTTGGAGCAGAGATGCAGGAATCAAATATAAAGAAGAGATCTTGAAGTGGGGAGGTACGAAAGATCCATGGGCGTGTCTTGCGGACGCATTGCAGATGGAGGAGTTGCGCAAAGGTGATGCTCATGCTATGCAAATTATTGGCGAGAACTCAAAACTATAA